TTGCTGGGATGGCGAGGTGTTGTCCGCGACATCTCGGAGCGCCGGAGAGCAGAAGAGGCGCAGCGGCTGGCGATGATTGGCCAGCTTGCAGCGGGTGTGGCCCACGAGTTCAACAACCTCCTGGCCGCCATGAGCGGACGAGCGCAACTGGCGCAAGCGCTTGAGACGCCTGCAGCAAACGAGCAGCTAGTCAACACAGTCCTCCTGGCCACCGAGCGGGGCGTTCGAATCAGTCGTGACCTGATGGGGTTCGCCAGACCTGGCGATCAGCGACCGGAGCCCGTTCACCTTGAGCACGCCATCGATGCAGCCCTAGGCATGGCTTCGCGAGACCTGCAGAATGCCCAGGTGCAGGTGGTGCGCCACTACCAGTCGGGCAACCAACGTGTTCTGGCCGACGCCTCACAGATGGAGCAAGTCTTCCTGAACCTGATCATGAACGCCTATCAGGCGATGCCCGGAGGTGGCACACTGACGGTCTCCACGGAGTATGTGCCGCATGAGGGCGGCACAGGCGAGGTGGTCACTCGCGTCTCGGACACCGGCACCGGCGTCGACCCGGAGATCATGAGCCGCATCTTCGAGCCCTTCTTCACCACCAAGCGCAGAGGTGATCAGGCCGGCTCGAGCGGCGCCGGCCTGGGGCTAGCGATCTCCCAGAGCATTGTCAGCGCGCATGGTGGGACACTGTCGGTGCAAAGCCAGGTTGGTGAGGGGACGGAGTTCACGCTACGGCTGCGGGCGCACGCCGGGCCTGAGTCACGCCGGACGGAAGACCGGGAGAACAAGGCTTCGGTGCCAACCGCTACCGGAGGTCGCGTACTGCTGGCCGAGGATGAGGACGAAGTGCGCGACATCGTGCGCAGCGTTCTTGCCCAGCACGGGTACGAGGTAGTCACTGCTCACGACACTCTTTCGGCTCTCGCCGCCCTGGGGACTGCGCACTTTGACGCCATCGTCTCTGATCTCGTCATGCCTGGAGGTGGCGGGCGTCAGGTACTGGCCGCCGCGAGGTCTCTTCCCGGATCGCCGCCGGTCTTGCTCATCACAGGAATGCCACACCAGGGCCTTGAGGGAGACCTCACCCAACTTGGGGCACGCGGCTTCCTGCACAAGCCCTTCAGCCTGCCAGACCTGATCCGCGCTCTCGGCGAGCTGATGGGCTCAACCCGGGCTGCCACCGACAGTACGACTGTTCAGCCCTCTGAGACAGACCCCACGCCGACTTCCTGACGGTTGCTCCTCGGACCAGTGGCGCGGCCTCACTGCCCCTGAAGTACCTTCAGGTGTTCGCGGGCTGCTGCGTCCTTTGGGTCGAGTGCTACAGCCTTCTGCACCAGTGGTCTTGCCTGGTCATCGTGCCCTAACAGGTGCTGAGTCCACCCCAGGGTGTCCATGACCGCCGGCGAATTCGGCGTGCGCCGATAGGCCTCTTCTGCAAGCGGCAGAGCCTCCGCAGGTCTCCCCTTGTCGACAGCCAGCAGATAGGCAAGGTTGTTCAGCGCTCGGGAGTGCCCGGGATCGTCCTTGAGGGCGGCACGGTATGCGGTCTCGGCTCCCGCGGGGTCCCCGATCGCCTCGTGCAGTATCCCGACCGCGAGATGGGCGTCGGCATTGCCCGGCTCGTAACGCAATACCAGGTTGGCTTCACCCAGGGCGCGCGTCAGAGACCCCTGCCGGGTGAGGGCATCGGTCAGGCCGATACGCAGCTTCGAGGAGTTCGGATCGTACACCAGCCCCTTCTCGAACTCCTTCTGAGCATCGCGAGGACGATCGAGGGCTAGATAGGCATGCCCCCGTGCAGCAAAGGTCGCCACGGAGGGTCCGACAAGGCGCTCGATCTCGTTCGCCTCGTCAAGGGCCGCCTGGTAGTCTCCGCAGGCATGAAGCGCACCGACACGAAGCAGTCGCACCGAGACCTTGCGCGGCACACGTTGCACGGCCTCAGTCAGGAGCCGCAGGGACTCCTTCTGGTCCCCGGTGGCCTCGCGGTATCCGGCCAGGGTCAACAGTTGCTCCAGCGGAAGGCGCTTGCCCTGTGCGCGCTGCAGGAAGTCCCGGGCCAACTCCGGCTTGGACCGCGCTTCGGTGGCAAGGATATAGCCATCGAAGAAGCTGATCACCGGGGCGTTGCCGAAGCGCGCCACCGCCTGGTCGCGGTACTGGCGCATTCCGGACGCATCGCCGGATTCCAGCTTCGCGACGGCCTGGCGCAGCAGGTCACCGGCCCTCTCCGCTTCCGCGGGGCTGGGACCGGTGGCTAGCCGACCGTAGGCCCAGAAGCACACCACGGCCAGGAGCACGAATACCCCTGCTGCCACGAGATATGGCTTCGCACGCTGGAGCGCCTCTGGGTCATCCTCTTCCACGACCTCAGGCGCGGCTGCCTCGGGTGGTGACGGCTGCCGCGCAATCGGGGGCAAAGCACGGAGCCCCAGGGCAGCCCGCAGGGAATTGAGCCATCGGGGGCGCTGACGAAGGGAGACCGCCGATGCGGAGGCAGACTCCTCGACCGGCGTCCATCCCTCTGCCTCGGTCCTCGACTTGCCCTCCGAAGGGTCTTTCGATGCCATGCAGGCAACCTTCCTGACGCTGCGGAAGCCAGGGGGCCGATCGGCCTCCCCGGTCGCTTGACTCGGCTCCACAAACTGCGGCATACTTCGGTGTGCTCAAAGATTAGCACGAGAAAGGGGTCACGGCAATGCCGAAAGGGTCTGCTCTGTTGGTGCTCTGTGTTGTCTGTGTCTGCCTCACGCTCAGTGGCTGCAAGGATGGTGGCACCTGGCTGTTCTCACGTGACGACGAAGTGAAGCTCGGTACCGATGCAGCTGCCGAGTTCGAGAAGACCAACAAGATCTCTGCAGACGCCGCGTTGGCCCGCTTCGTTGCGGGCGTCGGCGCCAGTGTGGCCGCAGCGGCTACCCCTCCCGACTACCCCTACAAGTTCAAAGTGATCGACACCACGGATGTGAATGCCGTGGCCTTCCCTGGCGGACCGGTGTACGTCTACCGCGGGCTTCTCGAGAAGACCAGCATGGACCGTGACATGATAGCCTGGGTTCTAGGGCACGAGGTGTCCCACATCGCCCTGCAACACGCTGCGAAGCGCATCGAGAATCAGGTCGGCGTGGAACTGATCACCCAGACCCTCCTCGGCAAGGGCAGCGCTGCTCAGGTCGCTGGGCTCATCTCCGGCCTGATGTTCCAGGACTACGGCCGTGACAAGGAGTTGCAGGCCGACCATCAGGGCCTGCTGTATGCTGCCAAGGCCGGCTACGATCCGACGGCAGCTATCGGCGTGATTCAGGTCTTCCAGTCCCTCAGTGGCGGCAAGGACCCGAACAAGCTCGAGCTGCTGTTCATGAGCCACCCGGGTGACAACACCCGCATCAACCAGATCAAGAGCCTCTGCGCCAAGTACGGGTACCGTGGCAAGTACTACAAGCCCTAAGCGAGCAGCCCGAGCATGGCCGACCCTTTGTGCATCATCCACATCGCCCGGCCCGCCGAAGCGGAGCTACAGCGCCACGTCACCACGCTGACAGAGGCGCTGGTCGCACGCCACGTGCAGACAATCGTGGCAGGGCCGCTCGACCGACGGTTCCGCGAGGAGCTCTCGCGCCGTGACGTCCGGTGGGCCAACGTGCCACTCCCCGAGAACATGGCCTGGCACAGCCAACGGAAGGCGGCCGAGCACTTGGGTCGATTCCTGCGAGCCGTCCAACCCGACGTGGTGCATGCCCACGGTTTCCAGGCGGCCTTCACGGCGTGGCTGGCCCTGCGAAACGTCAGGCCCGCAGTCCCGATCGTGGTGGCTCCCCACGGTGTGCCCTACTACGCAAGCCAGCCAAAGTGGGAACGCCTGGTGCGGCGCCACGCCTACCGTCGGGTGCTGTCGGTCTGCAAGGCTATCATCGCGGGTTCGGAGGCGGAGCGCTCGGAACTCCTGGCGCTGGCTCCCGCGGGCACCGACCAGCGCCTTCATGTGGTGGTCCCGGGCGTTGAGCCCCGGCAGAAGAGCTCGCTCTTCGACACCGGCCAGAAGCGACTCCGCGTGGGACTGCATCAGGACGCTGCCATTGTAGCCGTCCGTGCGCATCTCCGACCCGGTGTGCCAATGGAGGACTTCCTTCGCTCTGCCGCACTACTGAGCGAGAAGATTCCCAATGTCGAGTTCGCAATTCTTGGTGATGGCCCACGCATGGAAGAGCTGAAGACCCTTGCTCACGAGCTTCGGCTCTCGGGCAGTGCGGTCTTCCTCGGGGCACGCGCCGACGCACGAGAGATCGCCAGTTGCTGCAACGTCTTCGTGGCGCTGACCGAAGGCCCCTGGGGTGTCCAGCACGCCCTCGAGGCGCTGTCGCGCGATCTGCGCATCGTGGCCGCCGACTTGCCAGGCCTGCGCGAGGTCCTTGAGGGCGTCCAGGGGGTCCCCCTCGTGCAGCTCTCGGACCACCGTGCCTTCGCCGATGCGATGCTTCACCAACTCGAGCAGTTCAGTGTCGATGAGGAGGATATCAAGGTCGGCACCGGGATGGTCTGGGGCCTCAGTGAGGTGCTTGCCTCGCAGGACGAGTACGACCTGGATCGGCCAGGCCTGGATCGCCGCGACAGGGCCAAGGAGGCCACCTCCGACACCGACCGGGTTCTGGCACGCTACTCAGTCGCTAACATGGCACAGGGGACGTTGGACGTCTACGAACAGATCCTCGCCACGCCACCGGCCAGTGACTGACCCACAGACCTTCAGGATGCTGACGCCCCTCACGCAGTCACCAGGACGGGGAGGGCAGGGGCTTGTGCCCCCTCTCCCCGTCACAGGCACAACCAGCACGACGCCCTACTCAGACCGGGTACGGGATGCCACGACGGGCGGACGCCCTCGCCTTGAGAACCACCTCAGTCATGCGCAGGCAGTCCTCGGCTGGAACATCACAGGCGCACTCACCCCTGATCGAGCGCACGAAGTTCACGAACTGGTTCTCGCCAACGGCAGGCAACTCCAGTTCCTGTGGCGCCTGATCCTGCGCTATGAGGGTGACTTGCTTGCCGCACCACAGGGACTCCACCACACCCTTGCTGCCGGCCACTCGCAGGCGGTCGTCACCATGGGTGGGAGCCGCCGCAGGACGGCAGTAATCGAGACGTGCGGAGGCAGACGCACCGTTATCTAGCTTCGCCACTACGTGGCCCTCGTCCTCGAAGTCGCCCATCTCTGGATGTCCAACGTTGGCACAGCAGGCGTAGACTTCGGTGAACTCCCGGCCGGTGCACCAGCGGATCAGATCCAGTGCGTGGATCCCGATGAAGGGGATGATGCCGCTGTAGGTGGCCTTCTGCTTCTGCCACTCCGGGCGCACGCCGAGACGGTAGGACTTCTGGGCAGTGGCCAGGCAGACCTCACCGATCTCGCCGCTCTCGACGACACTGCGCAGGAGCCGGTACTGCGGCTCGAAGCGCATCGTCAACAGCATGGACAGATGGATACCACTGCGGCGCAGTGCCCGGCGGATATCGGCCAGGTCCGGCAGGCTGTTTGCCAGGGGCTTTTCGGTCAGGCAGTGTATCTTGCGGTCGGCCGCAGCCAGCACAACCTGGTGGCGCTCACTGTCCACCCCGTTCTCAACGAGGATGTCGATCTGCTCCTTATCAAGCATCTCGCGCCAGTCGGCATAGACATGGGTGCTCTCATCGGCGCGCTGGTACTTGGGGACGCCGGCGAGCTTCTCGGGATCATCATCGGAGGCCGCGACCAGCCGGGCCTCCGGAAGCTGCTCTAGGCCTTGTAGAGCGACGCCGTAGTGCCCCTTGAGACCCGCGATCGCAACACGCAGTGACATAAGGAAGGCTCCTTTCGTGTGTAGCCTGACTCGTGATGGAGAGTTCCCCCTGGGGGCGTCTTCCCCCTCCGCCCAGGATGGCGAACAGTGCCGATGCCTTGACAGTCCACGGGGCATTTGCTATCCTGCAACCGCCCGAACACGCCGGTTCACCGTGCTTTTGGCGCGCATTCTGAGAGGGTGAGGTCGTATCGACGTTAAGTCCTATCGGGTTAATGAGCGGATCCGAGCCAAGGAAGTGCGGGTAATCGATCCGACAGGTGAGCAGCTCGGAATCATGACCGTCGATCAGGCTCGGCGGGCCGCGGCGGATCGGGAACTGGACCTCATCGAGGTCGCCCCCAACGCGACTCCGCCTGTGTGCCGGATCATGGACTACGGTAAGTTCCGGTACGAACAGCGCAAGAAAGCCAAGGAAGCCCAGCGGAAGTCAAAGCAGACCGAGATCAAGATGCTGCGCTGTCGTCCGAACACCGACGATCACGACATCAACTACAAGATGCGCAACGCCCGCAAGTTCCTCGTGCGGGGTCACAAGGTCCGGTTTACTGTCATCTTCCGCGGTCCCGAACTCCGGCATAAGGAGATCGGTGAGCAGCAGCTCAAGCTGTTCATCGAGGGCTGCAAGGACCTCGCGAGCGTCGAGAACTACCCTCGCATGGAGGGGCGCCGGATGGTCATGCAGCTCGAGCCCCTGCCCGAGGTTCTCGCCAAGGCGAAGACCGCTCAGGCAGAAGCCGAGGCCAAGGGCGAAGTCCTCGAAGAGCTCCCGCCTGACGATGCGGAGGATGTTGAGGTCGGTCAGGACGTAGAGGAAGTCGAGGGTCAGAAGAGCTAGCAGCAACCCAGCACGCCCGTTACAGCCCGGGCAGGTTGCCCGGGCCGTTTTGTCGCCTGTCGCGGTCTTCGGATCGGAGCCAGGCCAAGAGACTTGCCACCATGCCCCGTGCATGATGGCAGATAGGGTGACCGCGCTGTAGCGGGGTGCCCCGACCCACAAAACGTGCGGCAGTGGAAGGCCGCACTGCCTGCCGACCCGGGCTCTGCACTCTGCATCCTCGGCGTCGCGTAGGCTCAAGGAGAGAGAGACGTGGCAAAGAACAAGATGAAGACCAAGAAGGCGGCAGCGAAGCGCTTCAAGTTCTCCGCCAACGGCGTCGTGATGTACAAGAAGTCACAGCAGAGCTCCAACACGCCACTGTCGAGAAGCTCGCGTCGCATCAAGCGCGCTCTTCGTCTGGGCGGCCAACTGGAGGAGGGCGACGCGAAGCAAGTCAAGCGGATGATCCCCTACTTCAAGAAGCACAAGTAGGGCCATCGTCGCGCTGCTGAGGCCCGGGCCACAGAGGACCAGGGCCAAGCAGGACCCACTTCGTCACCCCAAAGCCGTACGCCACAACCATCCGGTTTGCCAATCAGAAAGGGAGAGCCAAGATGCCAAGAGTGAAACGAGGTTTCGTCGCCCGCCGGCGCCGCAACAAGGTTCTGCGCGCTGCCAAGGGCTTCGTCGGTGGCCGCCGCACACTGTACAAGACCGCCAAAGAGACTCTCATGAAGGCCCGCAACTACGCGTACCGGGATCGCCGCGTCCTCAAGCGGAAGATCCGTGGTCTGTGGATCGCCCGCATCAACGCTGCGGTGCGTGCCGAGGGCCTCAGCTACAGCAAGTTCGCCTACGGACTGAAGAAGGCCAACATCGGCCTGAACCGCAAGATCCTTGCCTACCTGGCCTACGACGATCCTAAGGCCTTCTCCGCGGTCGTCGCCAGGGTCAAGTCGGCTCTGAGCGCCTAAGGCTTCGTCCGCGAGGCTCGGCGGCCCTGCCGCACAGGTTGGCTGCCATGATTGAGAGCCCACACAACCAACTGGTGAAGACAGCCCGGTCGCTCCACGACAGCAAAGGTCGTGAGTTGGCCGGGCTGTTTCTTGCTGAGGGCCCTTCGGTAGTGGCCGAAGCCCTCGCCTATGCGCCCGGCATCGAGTGGATCGCCTGGTGTCCCCCGCTGGGCGATGGGACAGGCCAGGAACTGGTGGACGCTGCGCAGGAGGCGGGCCTCACCGTCCACGAGATGAGTGAGCGCGCCTTTGCGGCACTCAGCGACGCTCGCTCACCTCAGGGAATCGCTGCCGTCCTGCAGATCCGGGCTTCGTCCCTCAATGCGATA
The nucleotide sequence above comes from Armatimonadia bacterium. Encoded proteins:
- a CDS encoding tetratricopeptide repeat protein; its protein translation is MASKDPSEGKSRTEAEGWTPVEESASASAVSLRQRPRWLNSLRAALGLRALPPIARQPSPPEAAAPEVVEEDDPEALQRAKPYLVAAGVFVLLAVVCFWAYGRLATGPSPAEAERAGDLLRQAVAKLESGDASGMRQYRDQAVARFGNAPVISFFDGYILATEARSKPELARDFLQRAQGKRLPLEQLLTLAGYREATGDQKESLRLLTEAVQRVPRKVSVRLLRVGALHACGDYQAALDEANEIERLVGPSVATFAARGHAYLALDRPRDAQKEFEKGLVYDPNSSKLRIGLTDALTRQGSLTRALGEANLVLRYEPGNADAHLAVGILHEAIGDPAGAETAYRAALKDDPGHSRALNNLAYLLAVDKGRPAEALPLAEEAYRRTPNSPAVMDTLGWTQHLLGHDDQARPLVQKAVALDPKDAAAREHLKVLQGQ
- a CDS encoding M48 family metalloprotease, producing the protein MPKGSALLVLCVVCVCLTLSGCKDGGTWLFSRDDEVKLGTDAAAEFEKTNKISADAALARFVAGVGASVAAAATPPDYPYKFKVIDTTDVNAVAFPGGPVYVYRGLLEKTSMDRDMIAWVLGHEVSHIALQHAAKRIENQVGVELITQTLLGKGSAAQVAGLISGLMFQDYGRDKELQADHQGLLYAAKAGYDPTAAIGVIQVFQSLSGGKDPNKLELLFMSHPGDNTRINQIKSLCAKYGYRGKYYKP
- a CDS encoding glycosyltransferase gives rise to the protein MADPLCIIHIARPAEAELQRHVTTLTEALVARHVQTIVAGPLDRRFREELSRRDVRWANVPLPENMAWHSQRKAAEHLGRFLRAVQPDVVHAHGFQAAFTAWLALRNVRPAVPIVVAPHGVPYYASQPKWERLVRRHAYRRVLSVCKAIIAGSEAERSELLALAPAGTDQRLHVVVPGVEPRQKSSLFDTGQKRLRVGLHQDAAIVAVRAHLRPGVPMEDFLRSAALLSEKIPNVEFAILGDGPRMEELKTLAHELRLSGSAVFLGARADAREIASCCNVFVALTEGPWGVQHALEALSRDLRIVAADLPGLREVLEGVQGVPLVQLSDHRAFADAMLHQLEQFSVDEEDIKVGTGMVWGLSEVLASQDEYDLDRPGLDRRDRAKEATSDTDRVLARYSVANMAQGTLDVYEQILATPPASD
- a CDS encoding Gfo/Idh/MocA family oxidoreductase, which produces MSLRVAIAGLKGHYGVALQGLEQLPEARLVAASDDDPEKLAGVPKYQRADESTHVYADWREMLDKEQIDILVENGVDSERHQVVLAAADRKIHCLTEKPLANSLPDLADIRRALRRSGIHLSMLLTMRFEPQYRLLRSVVESGEIGEVCLATAQKSYRLGVRPEWQKQKATYSGIIPFIGIHALDLIRWCTGREFTEVYACCANVGHPEMGDFEDEGHVVAKLDNGASASARLDYCRPAAAPTHGDDRLRVAGSKGVVESLWCGKQVTLIAQDQAPQELELPAVGENQFVNFVRSIRGECACDVPAEDCLRMTEVVLKARASARRGIPYPV
- the infC gene encoding translation initiation factor IF-3, yielding MDVKSYRVNERIRAKEVRVIDPTGEQLGIMTVDQARRAAADRELDLIEVAPNATPPVCRIMDYGKFRYEQRKKAKEAQRKSKQTEIKMLRCRPNTDDHDINYKMRNARKFLVRGHKVRFTVIFRGPELRHKEIGEQQLKLFIEGCKDLASVENYPRMEGRRMVMQLEPLPEVLAKAKTAQAEAEAKGEVLEELPPDDAEDVEVGQDVEEVEGQKS
- the rpmI gene encoding 50S ribosomal protein L35 translates to MAKNKMKTKKAAAKRFKFSANGVVMYKKSQQSSNTPLSRSSRRIKRALRLGGQLEEGDAKQVKRMIPYFKKHK
- the rplT gene encoding 50S ribosomal protein L20, which codes for MPRVKRGFVARRRRNKVLRAAKGFVGGRRTLYKTAKETLMKARNYAYRDRRVLKRKIRGLWIARINAAVRAEGLSYSKFAYGLKKANIGLNRKILAYLAYDDPKAFSAVVARVKSALSA